Proteins co-encoded in one Gossypium arboreum isolate Shixiya-1 chromosome 11, ASM2569848v2, whole genome shotgun sequence genomic window:
- the LOC108472811 gene encoding uncharacterized protein LOC108472811 isoform X2 encodes MEAIGTGAAANVSSEAAKGIFHQVKHHIRYVIFYQKIVDKFEQKHRTLIAKRTSVQQDVDVAERNGEKIKADVLDWRHRVEKVVTEKEKKVKDLEVKAKTKCFLGLCPNIKSRYQLSRKAEEAAATFDELIKDCQFGRVGYLDVPEPVVHTDFEAFKSREKVFNDIVESLKDATTSMIGVYGMAGVSKTSLVNEVERQLHEVKLFDSVVRAIVSRIPDIKEVQDQMAYSLGLKLEENSPVVRARRLCERLRKKKNVLIILDDLWKKLDLAEVGIPFGSQHKGCKILLTSRYQNVLSNGMDATKTFAIGDLDDEEAWEFFKKMAGDSVESDEELRSTAIEVAKKCARLPLALATVARALRNRSLFVWRDALQQLQRPYLKKSSSEISAEVHSAIELSINHLSSEDLKQIFLLCSLLRRDTRIEDLLRYACGFGLIKGVNTMKAARDRLLKMMSTLKESCLLLDSKSTNEEYFDVHDLTYIVAKSIASKDNQVLALTDEDEDEDEEEDVVTDWRNGESMKECNKIILQHPNINKLPDQLNCPQLFLFLLFNKDLSLTLPDNFFKEAKDLKVLDLTGVHFSSLPSSICLLTSLSTLCLDHCNLGDNLTIIGALKNLNVLSLLQSDIKIVPKEIGQLLKLKLLDVSGCTKLEKISADVLPRLSKLEELYMGGASIQWGKPNASLAELNTLSHLSTLEVQIPDAMAAPEDFFQKLQKLERYRICIGKEWERFGNYQYSRILKLRLNTRIDDLDHGIKKLVKRTQDLELEELKGVKIALKELTDEERPSHLQNLHIRNGLDIESIINDKIEFPRLQSLTLQGLPQLVSFCSQDKIDATSLPQLELPLFGEKISFPSLEKLHLSSLNVTRVWHNQLSNVSFCTHEKLTTLKIEGCGNIKYLLSFSMAKYLVHLKYFEITACNCLREIIFLEDIEEETQATMALSLFPQLKSLELKDLQRLSGFCSNSQNKVIEFPFMKSMAIYNCPKLDGFICRYTREGNRRISSQGDLFDNKVAFPSLEEMSICYLRKMKMIWRNPLPPNSFPKLQQLRVEGCDKLLTIFPSNMLTTFQRLHRLTVNTCGSLQQVFEIMHDEKETALLATAQLRELHIGGLPKLKYIWKNDPKGIFSFKKICAISVLGCRSLKNVFPASVAKDLPQLGYLAISDCGVEEIVSKLEEGSNSEIAVNFKFDQLYALMLWRLPELKCFYPGKYTAKWPMLNKLEVVECGKMKILGTQLDSPIHPPLFLVEKVIPKLQHLTLDSDYIAMISDGQFSSSLFHEIKAFQVHGHGAKSIDFRISFLERFYALENLTISYYEIKELFCTEGDTGNEEMYAGTLSTIRNLKLVALNNLKDYLWKQYVQVDHILPKLETIEVHDCYNLISLGSSSASFQNLTTLDVWNCEAMKYLDTCLAVQVMAQLKKLMVKDCISMTEIVATEGDEATCDIIFSRLKSLELVNLPRLKSFCSGNHTFGFPCLEELIVSGCPELEIFCKGVLTNPPLLQKVEYGNDNGHWYIDLNNTIQQMYSIKAGFQAIGYLVLSEFSKSIEIWKENIHGSLDFKKLKVLEVYKCNSMTYIFSVSMALDLAQLEDIKVKQCPIMEQIIKKGAEETEMVTLLLPMLKKIRLESCSRLTSFCMGSITLQCPSLHEIAVDDCPKMYALASKREQEDIEVVGREKIPFFNHKVLCANLQYLELSSTNIKKLWPDKPDRAISSNVLNLQILIVKGCHNLEYLFPSLLVKKFERLHQLSLLDSKNMEEIIFTDGLAAGEGIPIYVFTKLQILELIRLPKLRTFCHQENSETNTLFNQKVAFPSLNDLRIVGMGKFRKIWHDKLTMGSFHELTFLMVEQCDRLSNILPFDMVERLEKLETLQILECESVKEIIGLADDHELNSNESIELKSTTKFVFPKIRQLILPRWRHSLGSISTLEKHKERANPFSLFNNPYFGSLRKHSPI; translated from the exons atggaagCAATTGGTACTGGTGCTGCTGCCAATGTCTCTTCCGAAGCTGCCAAAGGTATTTTCCACCAAGTTAAACATCATATTAGATATGTAATCTTCTACCAGAAAATTGTGGACAAGTTCGAGCAGAAACACAGGACGTTGATTGCAAAAAGAACTAGTGTGCAGCAAGATGTTGATGTTGCAGAAAGGAACGGGGAGAAGATTAAAGCCGATGTCCTGGATTGGCGCCACAGAGTGGAGAAGGTTGTCACTGAAAAGGAGAAGAAAGTGAAGGATCTTGAAGTCAAAGCAAAGACCAAGTGCTTCCTTGGCTTGTGTCCCAATATCAAGTCTCGCTACCAGCTTAGCAGGAAAGCAGAAGAAGCTGCTGCTACTTTTGATGAGCTTATCAAAGATTGCCAGTTTGGGCGCGTGGGATACCTTGATGTTCCTGAACCCGTAGTCCATACAGACTTTGAGGCCTTTAAATCAAGAGAGAAGGTTTTCAATGATATCGTGGAGTCACTGAAAGATGCAACAACAAGCATGATTGGAGTGTACGGGATGGCTGGTGTGAGCAAAACATCGCTGGTCAACGAAGTTGAGAGACAACTCCATGAGGTCAAGTTATTCGATTCAGTAGTTAGGGCAATTGTATCTCGAATTCCTGACATTAAGGAAGTCCAAGACCAAATGGCGTACTCATTGGGTTTGAAGCTTGAAGAAAACAGTCCGGTTGTAAGAGCCCGTAGATTGTGTGAAAGGTTAAGGAAGAAGAAAAATGTTCTTATTATTTTGGATGATCTTTGGAAGAAACTGGATCTAGCGGAAGTCGGAATTCCATTTGGAAGTCAACACAAAGGATGCAAAATACTGTTGACCTCAAGATATCAAAATGTTCTAAGCAATGGGATGGATGCTACAAAGACCTTTGCAATTGGTGATTTAGATGACGAAGAAGCTTGGGAGTTCTTTAAGAAGATGGCCGGGGACAGTGTTGAAAGTGATGAGGAGCTGCGATCTACAGCAATTGAGGTAGCCAAGAAATGTGCAAGATTACCGCTTGCCCTTGCAACAGTTGCAAGGGCGTTGCGAAATAGAAGTTTATTTGTTTGGAGGGATGCTTTACAACAACTACAGAGGCCTTACTTAAAAAAAAGCTCGAGTGAGATATCTGCTGAGGTACATTCGGCTATTGAGTTGAGTATCAATCATTTATCGAGTGAAGACCTCAAGCAGATTTTCCTGCTTTGCAGTTTACTGCGTCGTGACACTAGGATTGAAGACTTGTTGAGATATGCTTGTGGTTTTGGTCTAATTAAAGGAGTCAACACCATGAAAGCAGCACGAGATAGGCTGTTAAAAATGATGAGTACCCTCAAAGAATCTTGTTTGTTGCTTGATAGTAAAAGTACCAATGAGGAGTACTTTGATGTGCATGATCTTACTTATATTGTGGCTAAATCAATCGCTTCAAAGGACAATCAAGTGCTTGCTTTAACGGATGAGGACGAGGATGAGGATGAGGAAGAGGATGTTGTAACAGATTGGCGAAATGGAGAGTCAATGAAAGAGTGCAACAAGATTATTTTGCAGCATCCTAATATCAACAAGCTTCCTGACCAGTTGAATTGTCCGcagctttttcttttccttttgtttAACAAGGATCTCTCCTTGACGTTGCCAGATAACTTCTTCAAGGAAGCAAAAGATCTTAAAGTCTTAGATTTGACTGGCGTGCATTTTTCTTCTTTACCTTCATCAATTTGTCTCCTAACTAGCCTCAGTACACTGTGCCTAGATCACTGCAATCTGGGAGATAACCTAACCATTATTGGAGCGCTCAAGAACTTAAATGTGCTTAGCCTTTTGCAATCTGATATCAAAATTGTACCCAAGGAAATTGGGCAATTGTTGAAGCTAAAGTTGTTAGATGTAAGTGGCTGTACTAAACTCGAAAAAATATCAGCTGACGTCTTGCCACGTTTGTCAAAATTAGAAGAATTATATATGGGTGGCGCTTCTATTCAATGGGGAAAACCCAATGCTAGTCTTGCTGAACTGAACACACTGTCTCATTTGTCCACTTTAGAAGTTCAAATTCCGGACGCCATGGCTGCTCCAGAGGACTTCTTTCAAAAGTTGCAAAAGTTGGAAAGATACAGGATTTGCATAGGAAAGGAATGGGAGCGGTTTGGCAACTACCAATATTCAAGAATCTTAAAACTCAGATTAAAcacaagaattgatgatttggatCATGGAATTAAGAAGTTGGTAAAGAGAACTCAAGATTTAGAATTGGAAGAACTGAAAGGTGTGAAGATTGCACTGAAGGAGTTAACAGATGAGGAAAGACCATCACATTTGCAGAATCTGCATATCCGAAATGGTTTGGATATTGAATCGATCATTAATGATAAAATTGAATTTCCTCGATTGCAGTCCTTGACATTGCAGGGTCTTCCTCAACTCGTTAGCTTTTGCTCTCAAGACAAAATCGATGCTACCTCATTGCCTCAACTTGAATTGCCACTTTTCGGAGAAAAG ATATCGTTCCCTTCCTTGGAGAAATTGCACTTGTCATCGCTTAATGTTACAAGGGTATGGCACAATCAGTTGTCAAATGTATCTTTTTGTACTCATGAGAAGTTAACCACATTGAAAATCGAGGGTTGTGGAAACATAAAATACCTATTATCATTTTCTATGGCTAAATATCTAGTTCATCTCAAATACTTTGAGATAACTGCGTGCAACTGCTTGAGAGAGATAATTTTTTTGGAGGATATAGAAGAAGAAACTCAGGCTACCATGGCTTTATCATTATTTCCTCAGTTAAAGTCCTTAGAGCTAAAGGATCTTCAGCGTTTGAGTGGATTTTGTTCCAACTCCCAAAATAAAGTTATTGAATTTCCATTCATGAAGTCAATGGCGATATACAACTGTCCAAAATTGGACGGTTTCATTTGTAGATATACAAGGGAAGGGAACCGACGAATCTCTAGTCAAGGTGATCTGTTTGACAATAAG GTTGCATTTCCCAGTTTGGAGGAAATGAGTATTTGCTACTTGAGAAAGATGAAGATGATATGGCGGAACCCACTTCCACCAAATTCATTCCCCAAACTACAACAATTGAGAGTTGAAGGATGTGATAAGTTGTTAACCATTTTCCCATCTAATATGCTGACAACATTTCAAAGGCTGCACCGTCTAACTGTAAACACTTGTGGTTCCTTACAGCAAGTATTTGAAATCATGCATGATGAAAAAGAAACCGCTTTGCTTGCAACCGCTCAACTAAGAGAATTGCATATTGGAGGATTACCAAAGTTGAAATATATTTGGAAAAATGATCCCAAAGgaattttttcatttaaaaaaatctGTGCAATATCTGTTTTGGGCTGTCGAAGTTTGAAGAATGTATTTCCAGCCTCAGTAGCCAAAGACCTACCACAACTTGGTTATCTTGCAATATCTGATTGTGGAGTGGAGGAGATTGTTTCCAAATTAGAGGAAGGATCAAATTCGGAAATAGCCGTCAATTTCAAGTTTGATCAACTATACGCCCTTATGCTTTGGAGGCTACCAGAATTGAAATGCTTCTACCCAGGTAAATATACTGCAAAGTGGCCAATGTTAAACAAGTTGGAAGTAGTTGAGTGTGGGAAAATGAAGATCTTAGGTACACAACTTGATTCCCCAATCCATCCACCGCTTTTCTTGGTTGAAAAG GTCATCCCTAAACTACAACATTTGACATTAGATAGTGATTACATTGCAATGATAAGTGATGGTCAATTTTCAAGCAGCCTTTTTCATGAAATAAAAGCTTTTCAAGTGCATGGCCACGGTGCTAAATCAATTGATTTCCGAATTTCTTTCCTTGAGAGATTCTACGCTCTTGAAAACCTTACCATCTCTTATTATGAAATAAAAGAGCTATTTTGTACTGAAGGAGATACCGGTAATGAGGAGATGTATGCTGGGACTTTGTCAACAATTAGAAACTTAAAATTGGTAGCTCTTAATAATCTAAAAGATTATTTATGGAAGCAATACGTACAGGTGGACCACATTCTGCCCAAACTTGAGACTATTGAAGTTCACGATTGTTACAATTTGATCAGCTTAGGATCATCCTCGGCATCATTCCAAAATCTCACCACATTGGATGTGTGGAATTGCGAAGCTATGAAATACTTAGATACGTGTTTAGCAGTCCAAGTTATGGCCCAACTCAAGAAGTTGATGGTAAAAGACTGCATTTCAATGACAGAAATAGTTGCAACTGAGGGAGATGAAGCAACTTGTGACATTATTTTCAGCAGGTTGAAAAGTTTGGAACTTGTGAATCTACCGCGACTTAAGAGCTTTTGTTCAGGCAACCACACATTTGGATTCCCATGTTTAGAGGAATTAATAGTGAGTGGTTGCCCTGAATTGGAGATATTTTGTAAGGGAGTTTTAACTAATCCACCATTATTGCAAAAAGTAGAGTATGGAAATGATAATGGACATTGGTATATTGACCTTAATAACACTATCCAACAAATGTATTCAATAAAG GCTGGGTTCCAAGCTATCGGGTATTTAGTCCTCTcagaattttcaaagtcaattgAAATATGGAAGGAGAACATTCATGGAAGTTTAGATTTCAAGAAACTTAAGGTTTTAGAAGTTTATAAGTGTAATAGCATGACATACATATTTAGCGTTTCCATGGCTTTAGATCTTGCGCAACTAGAAGACATAAAAGTGAAACAATGCCCTATAATGGAGCAGATTATCAAAAAAGGAGCAGAGGAAACTGAAATGGTTACACTCTTGTTACCCATGCTTAAGAAGATAAGACTTGAGTCATGTTCAAGGTTGACAAGTTTTTGTATGGGAAGCATTACCCTGCAATGTCCGTCTTTGCATGAAATTGCAGTAGATGATTGCCCAAAGATGTATGCACTGGCATCTAAAAGGGAGCAAGAGGATATAGAGGTAGTTGGCAGAGAAAAGATACCCTTTTTCAATCATAAG GTTTTGTGTGCCAACTTGCAGTACTTGGAactttcatcaactaacatcaaaaaATTATGGCCTGATAAACCAGACAGGGCTATATCCTCTAATGTTCTGAACTTACAAATCTTAATTGTGAAGGGTTGCCACAATTTGGAATATCTATTCCCATCCCTTTTAGTAAAAAAATTTGAGCGGCTCCATCAACTTAGCCTTCTTGATTCCAAAAACATGGAAGAAATAATATTTACAGATGGATTAGCAGCAGGAGAAGGGATACCGATTTACGTGTTCACTAAGCTACAAATACTGGAGCTCATTAGGCTTCCAAAACTAAGGACATTCTGCCATCAAGAAAACTCAGAGACCAATACTCTTTTCAACCAAAAG GTTGCGTTTCCTAGTTTGAATGATTTGAGAATTGTAGGCATGGGAAAGTTTAGAAAGATATGGCACGATAAACTCACTATGGGTTCATTTCATGAATTAACCTTCCTTATGGTCGAACAGTGTGACAGACTTTCGAATATTTTACCATTTGATATGGTGGAAAGACTTGAAAAACTAGAAACTCTGCAAATATTGGAATGTGAGTCGGTAAAAGAAATAATTGGACTTGCTGACGATCATGAACTCAACTCAAATGAATCGATTGAGCTCAAATCAACCACCAAGTTTGTGTTTCCTAAAATAAGACAGCTGATACTTC CAAGGTGGAGACATTCGCTGGGGAGCATCTCAACTTTAGAGAAACACAAGGAGAGAGCCAACCCGTTCTCTCTGTTCAACAACCCCTATTTTGGGTCACTAAG GAAACATTCCCCAATTTAG